The window GGGATTGACTCCCTGCCCCTGGGCGTAACGTCCCATCCGGGTATGCCCCTGTCCAGCGGAAACCACCACGACTGTGGGGTGAACGCCGGGGTGGCCATAGGCCTGCAGTGCGATCTTGCCATAGGCCGTGGCCACTTGAATTTTCCGGCCATCCTGCCAGCCACGGGCGGTCATGACCTGGGGGTTGACCATCGCCAGCGACTGCCAGGCCACCTGGGAAACGGGGTCGGGAATTTCGGGGAGCCAGGGACGGTCGGCGTGGCGGCCGTCGTAAAACCGCAGGGAAGAGACGACATGGAGCACCATCTTGTCGGCGGCCGGCAGTGCCAGGCGGCTCAGGGCTTGGACCAGCGTCCGCACCGAGGCGGACTCCAACCGGGGCATCGGTTTGGATGCCGATCGGCCGGCCACGAAGCGTCCACCGTTTTGAACGAGTTGCAACCACTGGTCCGGAGAGTCGATGTCGTTTTCGCGTGCGATGCGTTCGGTCAGATAGTGGCGGTAGTCCCCCAACGGACGCTGGTCGTCGGGGAGCAGGTTCAGGAAAAGATCCCCGATGTTGGGCGCCGGACTGATGCGGCCCAGGGTGGGCTGCAGGGTGGCGGTCATGGCCTGTTTGCTCTCGTAGGCATCCCACGATTCCAGGGGGTGCTGGACCGGGATGATCAGATCGGCGGCCGCAGCGGTTTCGTCCATGATGGACGCAAAGGCCACGGTGAAACAGCGCGCGTCATCGAGCACCCTTTGAACCGGAGGGTCGGCCGGCAACGCATAGAGGGGATTGACCCGGTTCAGCAGCAGCAGATCGACCGGCCGATCGGCCAGACGCCGCCAGAACGCGTTGATCTGCGCCCGGGGGGCGGCGATCTCCACTCGGTGGCGCTGGTCGAAATCGAAGAGCCCGAAATCGGGATCGAGGATGGCGTTGAGCATCAAAACGGCCAGGTCGGCGGCTGCCGAGGCCGCGCCGCAGGAGGCGGCCGCGGTGGGCAGGATGAGCGGCCGCCGGGCGGTCTGAAGGCGTTGGGCCAGGATTCTCAGGGTGTCGGCCGCAACGCCGGTCTTTTGGGCCAGGTCGGCCGGCCGGTATCCCGCGCTTGCCTCCATCAAGGCGACACGGAAAGGCCCCGGCAGATCCCGGCCAACGCCGTCGTCCAACAGCTGGGCGATCAGGGCCATGGCCACCAGGGCTTCGCTGCCGGGTCGGCACATGATCCACTGGTCCGCATTGGCCGCCGTCAGGGATTGATAGGCGTTCACGTGGACAAAAAAGCCCTTGGTGCCATTGTCCCAGGCGTGCATCATTTTGAATTTGCGGCTGTACTCCACCGGGGAGAGCCAGGTTTCCAGGAAGTCGGCGCCGAATCCCACGATCAGATCGGCCTGATCGAGATGGTAACCGGGCAGTTCTGCCCTTCCGAAGAGCTGGTCGTGGGCGAATTTGAGCGATTCGTAGGCAAAGGGTTCGAAGATCAGGGGACCGGTGCTGCGATGGCCGGCGAGCACCGAACCGAACAGGTCGAGCAGATGGCGGCCGGTCACCTCGGACAGCATGGCAACGCGGTCCGGTCCGGCGGCCGCCGCCGCATGGGCCTTTTGCTGGACGATGGTCAGGGCCTGGGCAAAGGAGATCTTCCGCCACCCCTCCTTTTCCTTGAGGAGCGGCGCGTGAATGCGGTCGGGGTGATACAGCCCCTGCAGCGCCGCATGCCCGCGGGCGCACAACTTGCCCTGGTTGACCGGATGGAGCGGATTGCCCTCCAGCTTGACCACCCGGCCCTCGCGGTTCTTGGCCAGGATGCCGCAGCCGGCCGGACATTCGCGGCAGGTGGAGGCATACCAGGTGGCTTCGCCGGTCACCATGTCTTCGGGTGCACGCACCAGGGTGTAGAGATGTTTTTCGGGATGTGCATTGCAGCCGGCGGCAAAGGCCACGCTTCCCATTCCGGCCAATTTGAGGAAGGTCCTTCGATCCATACACCCTGCCTGTCGATACCGCCGCGCGTCGGCAACTGATCCGGTGCGTTCGATCCATGCCGTCAACTTTGCATGGAGACGTGCCGAGAGGGAAACATCGCGTGTGAACGGCGCCGGAAAACGAGCGATATGATTTAAACGGTAAACATGTTCGAAGTCAGCATGAACGATAGCTTCAAATCAGGTAACAGAAGCCGGACTGTATTGTCAATTGCTTAAACGGCCAATCCGGCCTGCTGCATCAGCGGCACCAGGTGGTCGAAGCTCTCCCGGCCGGCCGCCTCGGGCCGATCCACGTAAGGGTAAAGCTCCAGGCTGATGTCGCGGGCATACCCGAGCGAGCGCATTGCCTGGAACATGGCCGGGAAATCGATGGCGCCCAACCCGGCGATCAAATGGTTGTGGGTCCGATCCGCGGCGATGTCTTCGATATGCATGTGCCCCACCCACTGAAAAAGCTCTTCCAGTGCGCCGGCCGGATCTTCACCCGCGCAGAAGAAGTGCCCGATATCGAAATTGACGCCCACCGCATTGCAACGGATCTCGCGCACGAAGGGTTTGATTTCCGATGTCCGTTCCATGAGCAGGTTGGGTTCGGGTTCGATGAGCAGTTGGACGCCCAACGCTTCGGCCCTGGGAATCACCTGGTCCAGGCCTTTGTGAAACAGGGCCAGAGCCTCCTTGCGGCTCATGCCCCTGGGCAACGGGCCGCCCGGGGGAACGGAGATGTTGGCGCAACCGAGAGTGGCCGCAATCTCCAGGCAGGCCAGGGTGTGGTCAACCCGGATCTGGCGCCGCTCGGCCTCGGGCTCGATCCAGGAGGGCAGATAGGTGTCGCCCACGGCAAAGAGGGTGAAGCTGTTCAGGTTGGTCGGTTTCAACTGGTTTGCCGCCAGCCGTGCACTGACGTCGACCAGACGGTTGGTGTCATACTCGGGTGGATAGAGATGGGGTTGGTCGCACATGATCTCCACCCCTTTGAATCCCAATTCGGCGATTTTGTCCAGCGCGTCCAGAAGGGAAAATTTGACGAAGGCGTTGGTGCTGTATCCAAAAACCATTTCGATTCATCCTGTCGTTTTCAATGGTAGGTCAATCCAAAGGGCCCAAGATCCGTTCGACGATCTGTTTTTCCAGTCGGTCGAGAGCGGCCAGCTGATCCTGAAAGGTCAATGGTGGATGCTCGCCCACCGCCTTTTTGAAGTAAAACCCCAGGTCGGAACAGGGGCCCCCCATTTCGGCGTTCTTCAAGGCCGCCACCCAGCACGCCAGATCGATCACCAGGGGCGCGGCCAGTATGCTGTCCCGGCCCTGCAAATTGAGTCGCAGGCTCATCGGCATGCCAAAAATACCCTTGAAATCGATGACATCCCATGCCTCTTTGGCGTCGCCGCGCGGCGGGTAGTAATCGATATGCACCTTGTGGCTGGCCTCACCATAGGGTTCACCGACGCAATATCCAAGAATCTCATCCAGCAGGTTGGTCTTGTTCCGCAGTTTTCCGCAGGCCCGGTCCGGATCCATCAGATTCCGGCCATCGGCATTGCCCAGAATATTGAGGCTGTACCAGCCATCCACATACAATGAACGCGCCTTGAGCGCCGAGGCCAGTACCACCTTCAGGTAGGTCTGGCCGGTCTTGCCGTCCCTTCCCGCCAAGGGAATGTTGCGCAGGTCCGCCTCGCGGCAGACCAGGGGCAATTCGACGGTGTTGGGGGTAAAGTTGACGACGGGGATTCCCATCAATACGGCGGCCAGAACATAGCCCAAATCGGGAAGGGCCGGTTCGTTCATGCGGCCGAGGTCGTCCAGGGATTGGAGCTGGTGGGCCTGCCCGAAATCGCAGGCCGCGGGCAGCAAATTGACCAGCACTGGTTGGGCACCGGGATGATCGGACAGAAAGCGGTGCATATCCTGCTGAACCACTTTCACCTGATCGGCGAGACGGGCATTCTGATCCGGCGCCGGCCGCACCGCGACCCCGGCCAGGGCCTCGGCGTGCGGACGCCATTGAGACTGCGGGATGACCCCGTGCCGTTCGAGTGAACGGATCAGCGGTACCGGATCGGTATCCCAACCGGTCATCCGCATCGACTGGGGGACGCCGCATCCCCGAAGTCGGCCTCTGGTCGTCAGGCCGGACAGAATCGGGTTCGGATCTGTGGCCATCTGTGCAATGGCGGCGGCCAGGGTGGTGCCGATGGCACCGTTGGCCCCCGCCACCATGAGCAGGAGTTCGCGTTCAGCGGTCTGTTCTGTCGATATCATCGCGGGTGTTTCCGTAGGGGTGGACCGATTTTCGCGTCTCGCACAGAGCGGCACCGCCTTCTAACCGGCCGGCCGTGCGAGCGCAAAAATGCGCGCCATCGCCTCCGACCGGGTCAGCGACGGCGCCCGTGACTGGATCGTGTCAATTTTGTGGGCGGTTACTCCACCGCCCCGCTGATGACAAACCCCTTGGTCGTCCCTCCGGTGGAAGAAGAGGTCCCGGCGATACGCGCCAGGTAGGCGGGGCCGAGTTTTTCGATATGATCGCCGATGTTGTCGAAGTAGTTGTAATGGGACTGTTCCTCGTCGATGATGGTCTCGAAGAGTTTCATGCTGGTGCTGTCCCCGTTCTCGCGGCAAATTAGAAGAAATTCGTTGTAGACGTCGATGGTATGGTCTTCCAGGTCCGCATCGAAGGGGAAAATGGCTTCGACCGGTTGGCCCTTCTTGGTCTTGGCGGCGGGTTCGGTTACCGGTTCGCCGCCCAGTTCCTTGACGCGTTCGGCGAACATTTCGGCATGGCGCATCTCGTCGATGGCGATCAGTTTGATGTTGGCCGCCAACTGGCCGTAATCCATGTCGTCCAGGTTGTAGTGCTGGTTCATGTACTGGGTGATGGCCTGCAACTCCATGGCGCGGGCCTTGTTCAACACGTCGATGACCTTGGCTTTCTTGTCGTTTTTCGCGGGTTTCGGCATGGTGGGTATCCTCCTTTGGATGCGTTCGTTTCAAAAACGGATGCGGCAACCGGCCGGTCCGGAAGCGATTCTGCCCATGGGCCCGCCGCCTCACTGTTGATTCTGCGGATTGCCGTCCGGATTATACTTCAATTCGTCGAAGTCGATGTTTTTGGCCGCCGCCTCTATTTCCTCCCAAGGTATTTCCGGCAAGGAAAGGCGGTCGGGCCGCAGACGCCGTGCGTCCCTCAGGTAGACATGCACGATCTCTTTGCTGCTCTTGCCCGTATTCCAGTGCACGAGCACCCGTATGCAGCGCGGCAGGCCGCCGGGCACCTGCATTTCGTGCCCACAGAGCAGGGCCGCATCATACCAGCCCAACTGGCGGGCCGCCAGAGCCGGATAGGTCGCCGTCAAGTCCACCGTGGTCGTAAAATAGGCGCTGGCCACATCCTCGGGGTCGACACCGTTGGCGCGGATCAAGATGAACAACATCTCGCGGGTGGCCTCGAGAATGGCCTCGCTGCTGTTTTCGGTCACCGTGGTGGCGCCGCGAATACCGCGGCACCTGACAGCCGGCGGATAGCCCTCTCCGGCTTGTACCTTACCCGTCATCGCCCCCCTCTTCATGTTTCCTGTCGGCACCATCGAGCAAATAGATAGCACACTATCGGGTGTGTGTTAAAGTGATGTTTTACGCCGATCCCGCGGATTCGAGTGTTGCGCCATCAAACGTGCAGCGCGTGTCGTTGGCCGTCGATCTCGATGGTGGTCTTCGAGTAGGTCAACTTTTCGACCATGCGGCCATCCCTGAAATGCATCACGTCCACGCCGCGTCGTTTTTCCAATCGGCGCTCAAAGCCCTTTTCCCGGCATGGCCATTCGAGCCGCCATCGAAAAAGCACTTTTTGCGCGGCTTCGTCGATGAAAAGATCTTCATGAATGAAGCTGAAATCGCCCTGGGCAAACCAGGGACCCCATGCCTGGCGCAACTTCTCTTTACCCCTGGCCTGGCCTCCGGTCCAGTTGTCGAAGACGATATCCTCGCTCATCAGGGCCAGGACGCCTTCCAGGTCGTAATTGGCCCAGGCGACGTTCCAATTCTCGATGGCGCGTTGCAGCGCGTCTCTAGACAGCTTCATGGCGGTCTCCTTCCGCAAAAAAGTTTCAATGTGTTGAATGAATGCCTCGGCCCCTTCCGGACAGGTGATGGTCCAGACCGGCAAATGCGTGAAAGGCGTCAGATCGGCACATGCGGTGGGGCACCCCTGGACGGCCAGGACGAGATCCAATTCCCCGCTGTCCGGCCTCACGAGAACGGCATCCGGGGCGATGCGCGCCGCGATCTCCTCGACCAGGGCGACGCGATCGTAATCGGGCGTGCACCCCCCGCAATACTTCAAACCGATCTTCAAAGGGTGGGCATCACGCATCTTCGATGCCGGAGAGCTTTTGGGCCGCCCGCTTCTTTTCGGCCAGGTTGACCAACCGGGAAATCATGATGCGCTGGGCCTGGGGCGATCCGGCCCCGTGCATGGACTCGGTCAGATAGCCCACCGCCGCCGTTCCCAGGGTGAGGTTTTCGATCAAGCGCAGGATCCGCATGCGGTTCATGGTGGGCACGTCGCAATCGCCGGCATAGTATTTTTCCAACCACTTGGCAGTCGCCGGCGCCTTGAAATCATCCTCGGCCGGCATGGTCACCATCAGGCCGCCGGCGATATCCTGGGCCAGGCGGGCGATCTCGTATGGAAAACGGGTGACGTTCTGCTTGTGCACGTTGGCCAGGAGCTTGTCTACTGCATAGGTGCCGCTCGGCTCCTTATGCCCTTCGCTGGCGCAGGAGATGCAGCCGCAATAGAGGGTTTCGTTGAGATGGTTCATCTCGATGATCTTGTCCTTGACGTGCGATGCGCGCTCGACGCCGTTATATTCGGCCACGGTCTGGGCCGCTCCGATGAGCACGTCGCCGACCCCGACCTTGCAGGCATAACTCTGGCGGTGATAGGCGGCGAAGTTTTCCACCAGGCTGCCGGCGAATTCATACTCCTTGTACATGAACACGCGCTCCCAGGGTACAAAGACATTGTCGAAGACCACCAGGGCCTCGTGACCGCCGAAAAAGGGATTTCCCCGATCCAGCTGCCCGGCTTCCAATTTGCGCGTGTCGCACGACTGGCGTCCCATAATATAGATGATGCCTTCGGCATCGCTGGGCAGGGCGAACGAAACGGCGTAATCCTTGTCTTCGGCGCGCATGGCGATGGTGGGCATGACAATGACCTCCTGGGAGTTGACCGCGCCGGTCTGATGGGCCTTGGCACCGCGCACCACGATGCCGTCGGCACGCTCCTCGACCACGTGCAGAAACATGTCGGGGTCGGTCTGCTTGTGGGGCGGCAGGCCGCGATTGCCTTTGGGGTCGGTCATGGCGCCGTCGCAGGTCAGATCGTTTTCCTGCACATAGGTCAGATAGTCGATGAAGCGCTTGCAATAGGAGGTCCCGTGCTTCTGGTCGATGTCGTAGGTGACGATGGACAAGGCGTTGAGCGCGTCCATGCCCACGCAGCGCTGAAAGCAGCAACCCGTGGCCCGTCCCAGCAGGCGGCCCATCTTGCTCTTTTTCACCAGGTCGTCGATGTTCTGGTGGATATGGGTAAAACGGTTGATCCGCTTGCCGGTGATGTGCGACGTGGCGGTCATGATATCTTCGTACTCGGGCCGCATGGCCATTTCGTAGGTCTTGGCCACGGCATTCATGGAGGGACGAATGATCGGATCGTCCACCACGTTATCGACGCGCTTGCCGAACATGTAAACCACGAGGTTCAGGCGGCGCAGGCTCTCTTCGTATTGCTGGGGGGTCATCATGGCGGTCGATTACCTTTCCATATGGATTTCAATAGGTTATTGTTATGTTGCGTGGGAAGGCACCACTATATGAGCAAACGAATGGGCGTGTCAAGGCGGCGCCTGCTTCTTGCGCCGGGCGGCCAGCTGGGCCTGCAGGGCGTCGATGCGCCGGTGGTTGTCTTCGGAACCGATGTAGCTTCTGAAGAGCCACTCCTGGAGGCGAAGAGCACCGTCCAGGTCCTGGTCGAGAATCATGTTACCCAGCTGTTTGGTCTCCTTGAGGCAGCCGCGATCGTAGGCGGCCATTTCAACGGCGATGCGATCCACCGAGGAGAGGAGTTCGCCTTCGGGAAACACCTTGCTCACATAACCCATACGCTCGGCCTCGTGGGCATCGTAAATCCGCCCGGTCAAGGCGACCTCCTTGGCCCGACCCAGGCCGATGATGCGCCATAGCGGATCCATGATCGGGGTAAGAGAGAGCACGATCTCGCGCTGGCCGAACTTGGCGCGCTCGGAAGCGTAGCGGATGTCGCACATCATGGTCAGATCGAATCCGCCGGCGATGGCGGGACCGCCCACGGCACAGATCACAGGCTGACTGCAGAACAGGATGGCGCGGTAAGCCCGGTGAAAAAGGGCCGTGTAGCTCTCATTGGAAACCTTTTCGAGCTTGCGGATCTCGTTGAGGTCGAAACCCGCCGAAAAATAACGCTCCCCGCCGGTAAAGACGATCACATGGACATCTTCCCTGGCGCTCAACTCGGTAAAGAGCGTCTCGACCTCCACCAGCACCTCTGGCGACAGGCTGTTTCCCTTGTCCGGCCGGTGAATCGTTACGGTCGCCACCCGGGACGCCACCGAAAGCAACAGATGCTGCATCTCCATCATTCCCCTCCTTTGGAAAAAGTGTCCTCGACACACCCCCACCCGTATTCCCGACGACCCGATCAACACGCAAAACGCAAACCGCCCGATCCGGTGATATTTCCGGAGATCGGGCGGCATCAGCGTCTAAGCGACAGGTCCGAGCGGCCTGCTACTTCTTGGTGTAATCGTACCAGCCCTTGCCGGTCTTTTCGCCGTAGTGTCCCTGGACATATTTCTCCACCAGGCTGGGGGTGGGCAACTGGGAACGGTCACCGGTGGCCCGGAAGGCCTCCATGCCCATGATGTAGCTCAGGTCGATGCCGGTCAGGTCGTTGAGACGGAACGGGCCCATGGGATGTCCGGCGCCATAGACACACGCCTTGTCAATGTCTTCCACCGAAGCCACGCCCATTTCCAGGATCCACATGGCTTCACGCGAAATGGCCTTGAAAATTCGGTTGAGCAAAAAGCCGTCGACCTCTTTTTTCAGATGGACCGGTACCTTTTCCAGCTTCTTGCACAGGTCCATGGAGATTTCTCTGGTTTCATCGGAAGTATGGGGTCCCTGTACCACTTCGACCAGTTTCATGACCAGCGCCGGGTTGAAAAAGTGCAGGTTGCACACCTTGTCGGGGCGTTTGGTGGCATCGGCGATTTTGGAGCTGACGATGAACGAGCTGTTGGTGGCCAGAATGGCGTGCGGGGGGGTGAATTTGTCCAGGTCTGCGAAGATCTTGCGTTTCAGGTCCAAAATCTCGAGGACCGCTTCGATGACGTAATCGGCATCCTTGCAGGCCTCCTGAAGACTGGAGGTGAACGATATGTTCGCCCGGGCCTGTTTGGCCTGCTCCTCGGTCAGTTTGCCTTTGGCCACGCGACCGGGCAGGTACTTGTCCACGAAAGCTTCGGCCTTTTTAAGAATATCTTCCTTGATATCCGTGCAGACCACTTTGAAACCCTGGATGGCGCTCAAGGTGGCGATCTGGTGCCCCATGTTTCCGGCACCGACAACAACGATTTTTTTGACATCCTCGATTTTCATGACATCCTCCTTGTGTGGTGAATAAAGTGAAGGGAATCGATTTGCCCCCCGAATTTTTGTCAGCCGAACCCAGCGAACCAGATGAATCAAGGGAGAACGATGATACGCGTACACGCCGGCGAGTCTCTATCCGAGCGAACGTTCGATTTTATAGCACCACCCTTATGGCCAGGTCAAGGCGAGATAAAGGTATTTAAAAAATCAAAATCGGGCCATTCGCAGTTTGTGGATGGGCATGACCTAAACTTTCCGGCAGGTTGGGTCAATAATAGTAAGGGGAGTCGGGTGGTCTGCGACGACCCCGGGAAACGGCAACTATAAATGTGGAAAAACTATGATTTTTCAAGGTGATGTCAGTAAATATCATCCGGCCGACGCGCTCATGTTCCTTTCCCAGTTGAGTCTGAGCGGTGTCTTGTCCGTTGCCTGCGGTCCACAAATGTTGACCCTGGCGTTCAATGACGGCCATCTGATCGATGCCCAGTCGGCGGCCGGTGATGAAAAAATCTTGGGGGCGCTGCGAAGCCAACGGGTGATGACCGACGACCAGGAGCGGCAAATCCGACATGTCCAGGCCGAAACCGGCATGCCGGTCCGCCAGGTGCTGGCGGAACTGGAGCTTTTCCCTCTGTCGCAGATCAAAAAAATCCTGGAGCTGGGTATCAGCGAGGTGCTGCTGGAACTGTTCATGCTTCAGGAGGGTCAATTCCACTTCACCGACACGCCCGTGGATCCGGATGGGTCCGGCATCAAGTTGGACACGGGCGCCGCGGCCATCCGAATTCTCTCCCATGCCGACGAATTGCGCAGCTTTGAAAAGTCCATCGTCACCCTGGACCGCAGGATCCAACCGAAGGCGGCCCCTGAGGCGCTCATCACCGCCCTGTCGAGCGAGGAACGGGCCCTGGTGCAGCTTGCCCTCAAGGCATCGAGCGTACGCCACCTCATGCAACAGGCCCCTGTCTACACCCATGGGGCCATGCAGTCGGTCGAAAAACTGCTGACCGATGGTCTATTCGTCCTGGGGCCGCTGTCCGAAAAAGAAAACATCCCTGCTCAGTCCGCCTCGGCCACCTCTGTGGACCCGCTGTTCGGCGCCTATAAGCAGGCATTCAAGATGCTGATCCGCACCGATGAGGTGCTCAAAAAGGTCGAGGCGGTTATCGGCTTCTGCAAAAACTTCTATGACGGCATCCTGATCCTGACGGCCAAGGAGCAGCGGGTGATTCACTGCAAGATGATCACCATCGACAAGGGCCGCAACATCGGCCAAAAAACGATCAAAGGCGATCTGGGAACCATCGAACGAGACCCTATGTTTCAGGCGGTGCAGCGCACGGGTATCGGCTTTTTCGGAAAAATTTTTCAGTCCCCGCTCATCGACCGGGTGGCCGAAACCCCGGCTGCCGGCGAATGCGCCCTGCTGCCCATCGTCAACAAGCCCCAGTTGTCGATGTTCTTCTATGCCTTTTCCGCGACCCAATACCCGGGGCTTTCCCCGCACCACTATCTCGAGCTGTTGTCGTGGCTGATCACGCCCTCGGACAAAAGCGCGGGAAAGGTCCCATCCCCGACCTCGGTCGGCGCCGAATCCGGCCCGGCGTCGCCGACCGGTCCCTCATCCCGGGATGTGGCCGTGCAGCTGGTAGCCAAAATCGAAGAGCTGCCGCCGTTGCCCGCCATGGCATCCAAGACGCTGCAATTGCTTTCCGATCCGGAAACGGACATGGAAACGGTGGAAAAAACCCTGGCCCACGACCAGGCCCTGGTGGCCAAAATCATCAAGGTGAGCAATTCCGCGCTCTATGGCGGCTACCAAAAGGCCAACACGCTTCGCCAGGCCCTCACGCGGTTGGGCGCCAAAACGACGAAGAGCCTGATCCTGGCCGCCTCGACCCGCGGCTACTTTTTCAAGGAGCGCAAGGGGCTGAAGGCCTGGGGCCCTATTTTGTGGCAACATTCGGTCGAGTGCGGCTTCGCGGCGCGGCGGATTGCGGCGGCCTGCCGTTATGAAGACTCGGAACAGGCCTTTATCGGCGGCATCATGCACGACATCGGCAAGTTGGCCATTCTGATGGTGGACGAAAAGAAGTTCATGGAAATTCAACGGGTACAGATTACGGAAAACATCACCGACCTGGCGGCCGAGAACGAGATGCTCGGTTCGACCCACACCGAACTGGGGCGTCTGCTCATGGAAAAATGGCGTATGCCCGAAGCGGTCCAGGTCTGCACCCAATTTCACCATTCGCCCGATCAGGCCGGCCCCCACACCGTCCTGTCGGCCATCGTGGCCTATGCCAACCATCTCAGCCACACCCTGGGCCGCCATCCCCAGCCCGAAACCGAAAAGAGCCTGGCTCAAACCGGACATCTCCTGAACATCATGGGCCTGTCACCCGAGCAACATGCCCCACTCATGGAAAAAGTGGGTCGCGATTTTGAAGGCACCGACATGGTCGAGTGATCGGTCACAAAAAAAGGGCCTGCGCCGGCAGGCCCTCGAACAACGAAACATACTCGAAACCATCGTCTAATCGATCTTGGTGTCCAGCGGAAGAATGCCCGCCGCCACCTTGGCCCGCATTTCATATTGTTTCAACGGCGATTCGTGCAGAATCATCATCTTCTGCGCAGCCATGGAGCCTTCGGCATGCACGGTGGTCACCTCGTGGAAGGCCGACTCGTGGGAGGCGACATGGCGCATGGTTTCGTGAATCATGCGCAGGCGCTCCTCGGTCGTGCTGTCGGCCGTTCCGCCCAGATAGTGATCCAGGTAATCGTGGATCTCGGGGTTGTCCCAGTCGCGCTTGTCGGGAGAAGTCGCCAGGATGCCGCCGCCGATATCCTGAATCAACTTGACGAACTCGTGATACTTGCTGGCGAAATGGAGCTTGGCCATGTTGGCGATAAGGGGGTTGGGCACCGCAATGTCACCGAACATGACCGGTTTCATGGCAGCGGCATCGGCCAGGGCGCGCAAGGTTTCCACGTAGGCCGCGATATCGGCCAGCTTCTCGCGAATATGGCCGACCTTGAACAGGCCATTGTACTTGGCCATGGCCACGGCGCAGCCGGCCATCACTTCCACGTTGGGCACCTTGTAGCTGATGGCCGTGAAACGATGGAAGGTGGCGAATGTGTAAGCGATGGCCATGGAGTACTGCCATTCGCCGCACATGAAGACGCGATCCCAGGGCACGAAGACGTTGTCGAATACGATCATGGCCTCGGTCAGCTCGCGCACCGGCCGATCGGCATGGAACTCCTTGTCCGACCAGGGGCCGCGACCATTGCGGCAGATGAAGGTGATGCCCTTGGTGTTGGCCGGTATGGCAAAACTGACCGCGTAATCGGCCTCGTTTTCACGCATCTGACGGGTGGGCACCACCAGGATCTCGTTGGCTGCCGGCGCGCTGGTAATGTGGATCTTGGCGCCCTTGACGATGATCCCGTCCTTGTTCTTGTCCACCACATGCAGATAGTAGTCCGGATGTTTCTGATGCGCGGGCTCTTTGGAACGATCGCCCTTGACGCAGGTGATCGCGCCGCAGGTGTGCAGATCGTTCTTGCGCAGATGCTCGAGGAAGTTCTTGGCGTTCTCCTCATATTGCTTGTTGCCCATCTGCTTGGCCACGGCCATGGCCGCGTTCAGGCAATCGGTGCCGATGTCTTTGCCGAACGGCAATCCGCCGGTCTTGCGCATCAAGGTATGGATGGCCTTGGTCCGATTGGCCAGGTCTTCCGGTGTCTTGGGCGTGACGAAAAAGCGATTGATCGGTTCGCCGGTTTCCGGGTGTTTGGCAATCAGCAAATCCTTTGTCGCCTGGTCACCTTTCTGGGCGAGCTCA is drawn from Desulfatitalea tepidiphila and contains these coding sequences:
- a CDS encoding bacterioferritin; protein product: MPKPAKNDKKAKVIDVLNKARAMELQAITQYMNQHYNLDDMDYGQLAANIKLIAIDEMRHAEMFAERVKELGGEPVTEPAAKTKKGQPVEAIFPFDADLEDHTIDVYNEFLLICRENGDSTSMKLFETIIDEEQSHYNYFDNIGDHIEKLGPAYLARIAGTSSSTGGTTKGFVISGAVE
- a CDS encoding 4Fe-4S dicluster domain-containing protein, with the protein product MDRRTFLKLAGMGSVAFAAGCNAHPEKHLYTLVRAPEDMVTGEATWYASTCRECPAGCGILAKNREGRVVKLEGNPLHPVNQGKLCARGHAALQGLYHPDRIHAPLLKEKEGWRKISFAQALTIVQQKAHAAAAAGPDRVAMLSEVTGRHLLDLFGSVLAGHRSTGPLIFEPFAYESLKFAHDQLFGRAELPGYHLDQADLIVGFGADFLETWLSPVEYSRKFKMMHAWDNGTKGFFVHVNAYQSLTAANADQWIMCRPGSEALVAMALIAQLLDDGVGRDLPGPFRVALMEASAGYRPADLAQKTGVAADTLRILAQRLQTARRPLILPTAAASCGAASAAADLAVLMLNAILDPDFGLFDFDQRHRVEIAAPRAQINAFWRRLADRPVDLLLLNRVNPLYALPADPPVQRVLDDARCFTVAFASIMDETAAAADLIIPVQHPLESWDAYESKQAMTATLQPTLGRISPAPNIGDLFLNLLPDDQRPLGDYRHYLTERIARENDIDSPDQWLQLVQNGGRFVAGRSASKPMPRLESASVRTLVQALSRLALPAADKMVLHVVSSLRFYDGRHADRPWLPEIPDPVSQVAWQSLAMVNPQVMTARGWQDGRKIQVATAYGKIALQAYGHPGVHPTVVVVSAGQGHTRMGRYAQGQGVNPVALLDGQTEAQSGAPDYTAVVESLDASAGSTALATLSGSRIQHDRKIALSVPLDKASDSDRLEGLTMNDFPLTLPLPEGYDHSRDIYPPHDHDGYRWGMVVDLDRCIGCSACVAACYAENNLGIVGEARIIEGREMAWMRIERYHDPEDPTRMIFLPMMCQHCDNAPCESVCPVYAPHHSKEGLNNQIYNRCIGTRFCAQNCPYKVRRFNWFDWEWPEPLNLQLNPDVTVRSKGVMEKCSFCIQRIKAAHHQAKNESRDIRDGEVVPACVQSCPTDALIFGNLMDPNSAVRKKIEDPRAYQVMGYLNTKPAVIYLKKVIQKL
- a CDS encoding YybH family protein — protein: MRDAHPLKIGLKYCGGCTPDYDRVALVEEIAARIAPDAVLVRPDSGELDLVLAVQGCPTACADLTPFTHLPVWTITCPEGAEAFIQHIETFLRKETAMKLSRDALQRAIENWNVAWANYDLEGVLALMSEDIVFDNWTGGQARGKEKLRQAWGPWFAQGDFSFIHEDLFIDEAAQKVLFRWRLEWPCREKGFERRLEKRRGVDVMHFRDGRMVEKLTYSKTTIEIDGQRHALHV
- a CDS encoding inositol-3-phosphate synthase, with product MISTEQTAERELLLMVAGANGAIGTTLAAAIAQMATDPNPILSGLTTRGRLRGCGVPQSMRMTGWDTDPVPLIRSLERHGVIPQSQWRPHAEALAGVAVRPAPDQNARLADQVKVVQQDMHRFLSDHPGAQPVLVNLLPAACDFGQAHQLQSLDDLGRMNEPALPDLGYVLAAVLMGIPVVNFTPNTVELPLVCREADLRNIPLAGRDGKTGQTYLKVVLASALKARSLYVDGWYSLNILGNADGRNLMDPDRACGKLRNKTNLLDEILGYCVGEPYGEASHKVHIDYYPPRGDAKEAWDVIDFKGIFGMPMSLRLNLQGRDSILAAPLVIDLACWVAALKNAEMGGPCSDLGFYFKKAVGEHPPLTFQDQLAALDRLEKQIVERILGPLD
- the aroH gene encoding chorismate mutase, giving the protein MTGKVQAGEGYPPAVRCRGIRGATTVTENSSEAILEATREMLFILIRANGVDPEDVASAYFTTTVDLTATYPALAARQLGWYDAALLCGHEMQVPGGLPRCIRVLVHWNTGKSSKEIVHVYLRDARRLRPDRLSLPEIPWEEIEAAAKNIDFDELKYNPDGNPQNQQ
- a CDS encoding sugar phosphate isomerase/epimerase family protein, whose amino-acid sequence is MVFGYSTNAFVKFSLLDALDKIAELGFKGVEIMCDQPHLYPPEYDTNRLVDVSARLAANQLKPTNLNSFTLFAVGDTYLPSWIEPEAERRQIRVDHTLACLEIAATLGCANISVPPGGPLPRGMSRKEALALFHKGLDQVIPRAEALGVQLLIEPEPNLLMERTSEIKPFVREIRCNAVGVNFDIGHFFCAGEDPAGALEELFQWVGHMHIEDIAADRTHNHLIAGLGAIDFPAMFQAMRSLGYARDISLELYPYVDRPEAAGRESFDHLVPLMQQAGLAV